Proteins found in one Clostridium kluyveri DSM 555 genomic segment:
- the aroE gene encoding shikimate dehydrogenase: MGNFYGLIGDKLGHSFSPVIHEMILKKINLQGKYNLFEIESQNLGEAIGALKILGCRGVNVTIPYKIKIMKYMDYISEEALSIGSINTIQFVDNKLKAYNTDYYGFGMTLKRYGIDVLNKSVVILGTGGASKAVLRYSMDEGAKSIIYVSRKPENVSNGEIDVISYEQLHHIKSGDIIINSTPCGMYPQTDTCAVDSEILSKFNTAVDLVYNPQETTFLKTGKELGLRTANGLYMLVAQAVAAQQIWQHREISLKTLDEIYYKLLNMQQ, translated from the coding sequence ATGGGCAATTTTTATGGACTTATAGGTGACAAGCTAGGGCATAGTTTTTCTCCAGTAATACATGAAATGATCTTAAAAAAAATAAATTTACAGGGGAAATATAATCTGTTTGAAATAGAATCACAGAATTTAGGTGAAGCAATTGGGGCACTAAAGATTTTAGGGTGCAGAGGTGTAAATGTTACTATACCTTATAAAATTAAGATTATGAAGTATATGGATTATATATCTGAAGAAGCATTAAGCATAGGATCAATAAACACTATACAATTTGTAGACAATAAATTAAAAGCATACAATACAGATTATTATGGATTTGGAATGACTTTAAAAAGATATGGAATAGATGTGCTTAATAAAAGTGTAGTGATACTTGGAACAGGAGGAGCTTCTAAAGCTGTACTAAGGTATAGTATGGATGAAGGCGCAAAGTCCATTATATATGTGAGCAGAAAACCTGAGAATGTATCCAATGGGGAAATAGATGTTATTTCTTATGAACAGCTGCATCATATAAAGAGTGGAGATATTATAATAAATTCTACCCCCTGTGGAATGTATCCTCAAACAGATACTTGCGCCGTGGATAGTGAAATATTAAGTAAATTTAATACAGCTGTGGATTTAGTGTACAATCCACAGGAAACTACGTTTTTAAAAACAGGGAAAGAATTAGGTTTAAGGACAGCTAATGGGTTATATATGCTGGTGGCCCAGGCGGTAGCCGCTCAACAGATTTGGCAGCATAGAGAGATATCGTTGAAAACTTTAGATGAAATATATTATAAATTATTAAATATGCAGCAATAA